Proteins encoded by one window of Nocardia goodfellowii:
- the cas2 gene encoding CRISPR-associated endonuclease Cas2, which produces MELLITYDVETVAPAGAQRLRRVAKICEGYGHRVQKSVFEVTCTPVTRPRLLAELARVIDHDRDSIRIYPLDSGSFETASHLGASPIPPHNTPLVL; this is translated from the coding sequence ATGGAGCTGCTCATCACCTACGATGTAGAAACCGTGGCACCTGCTGGGGCGCAACGGCTTCGACGTGTCGCCAAGATCTGCGAAGGCTACGGCCACCGCGTCCAGAAATCGGTTTTCGAAGTCACCTGCACCCCAGTGACACGACCGCGGTTGCTGGCTGAGCTTGCCCGCGTTATCGACCACGACCGCGACAGTATCCGCATCTACCCCCTCGACAGCGGATCCTTCGAAACAGCAAGCCACCTCGGCGCCTCACCGATCCCGCCACACAACACACCCCTCGTGCTGTAG